In one window of Gemmatimonadota bacterium DNA:
- a CDS encoding PDZ domain-containing protein, with product MPHLRLSRPAARRASLLLAAALLLPAPARAQGASYEQLQTFSSLLNQIRINYVDSVSYAQLVRAAIDGVLGSLDPHSRFLRHADGEREMAYQAGLLAGLGITFDEVDAQLVVVTVYPGGPAARKSIAPGDRLITINDTSVAGLSPADAGLRLLGEKGSKVRLLLERGSRFEPESVAVTLKYDFIQPRSVVGSYLLDATTGYVRLAEFFVKAGDETERAIKDLKGKGARRVILDLRGNPGGAVVGASDVAGLFLPKGTLVFRTVGRRRVMTDQVLTTRDGPFRDLPLIALVDEGSASASEALVGSLQDHDRALVIGRRSFGKALIMYPLEIPPQGDMVMLVVGRVVTPSGRIIQRAYHGMKAEQYYDFAGTAGAGQDTLAVFRTGNGREVRGGGGIAPDVTLPEGVRIPAWFSTAADSGWIEAVSDSVAALLPREPAGRQAWLAAPAEWQTRLVEPLLARVTARLQMTRPPDEAIRARIGRVLAYRAAEVRWGPEVADELWLRSDAGLATAMGYWDQLPRLLTSH from the coding sequence GTGCCCCATCTCCGGCTGTCCCGACCCGCCGCCCGCCGGGCCTCCCTGCTCCTGGCGGCGGCGCTGCTGCTCCCCGCGCCGGCCCGGGCGCAGGGCGCCTCCTACGAGCAGCTGCAGACCTTCTCCAGCCTGCTCAACCAGATCCGGATCAACTACGTCGACTCGGTGAGCTACGCCCAGCTGGTGCGGGCGGCCATCGACGGCGTGCTGGGCTCCCTCGACCCGCACAGCCGCTTCCTCCGCCACGCCGATGGCGAGCGTGAGATGGCCTACCAGGCCGGCCTGCTGGCCGGCCTCGGCATCACCTTCGACGAGGTCGACGCCCAGCTGGTGGTGGTGACCGTCTACCCCGGCGGCCCCGCCGCGCGGAAGAGCATCGCCCCCGGCGACCGGCTCATCACCATCAACGACACCTCGGTGGCCGGGCTGTCGCCCGCGGACGCGGGGCTCCGCCTGCTGGGCGAGAAGGGCAGCAAGGTCCGCCTGCTGCTGGAGCGCGGCTCGCGGTTCGAGCCCGAGAGCGTGGCGGTCACGCTCAAGTACGACTTCATCCAGCCCCGGTCGGTGGTGGGCAGCTACCTGCTCGACGCCACCACCGGGTACGTGCGGCTGGCCGAGTTCTTCGTCAAGGCGGGTGACGAGACCGAGCGCGCCATCAAGGACCTCAAGGGCAAGGGGGCCCGGCGGGTCATCCTCGACCTCCGCGGCAATCCCGGCGGCGCCGTGGTGGGGGCCTCGGACGTGGCCGGGCTCTTCCTGCCCAAGGGGACGCTGGTGTTCCGCACCGTGGGGCGGCGGCGGGTGATGACCGACCAGGTGCTTACGACCCGCGACGGGCCGTTCCGCGACCTGCCGCTCATCGCCCTGGTCGACGAGGGCAGCGCCAGCGCCTCCGAGGCGCTGGTGGGCTCGCTGCAGGACCACGACCGGGCGCTGGTGATCGGCCGGCGCAGCTTCGGCAAGGCGCTGATCATGTATCCGCTGGAGATCCCGCCGCAGGGCGACATGGTGATGCTCGTCGTGGGGCGGGTGGTGACGCCCAGCGGGCGCATCATCCAGCGGGCCTATCATGGCATGAAGGCGGAGCAGTACTACGATTTCGCCGGCACGGCCGGGGCCGGCCAGGATACCCTCGCGGTGTTCCGCACCGGCAACGGCCGCGAGGTGCGCGGCGGCGGGGGGATCGCCCCCGACGTGACGCTGCCGGAGGGCGTTCGCATCCCGGCCTGGTTCAGCACCGCCGCCGACAGCGGCTGGATCGAGGCGGTCAGTGACAGCGTGGCGGCGCTGCTGCCCAGGGAGCCCGCCGGCCGCCAGGCGTGGCTGGCCGCGCCGGCCGAATGGCAGACCCGGCTGGTCGAGCCCTTGCTGGCCCGGGTCACGGCGCGCCTCCAGATGACCCGCCCACCGGACGAGGCGATCCGGGCGCGGATCGGCCGGGTGCTGGCGTATCGTGCCGCGGAGGTGCGCTGGGGGCCGGAGGTGGCG